The Populus trichocarpa isolate Nisqually-1 chromosome 2, P.trichocarpa_v4.1, whole genome shotgun sequence genome has a window encoding:
- the LOC7467843 gene encoding 2-oxoisovalerate dehydrogenase subunit alpha 1, mitochondrial: MAVWLAKSRTITHHLKRKVGFMGIFHQDLWTSSSSSSCMQPSPLSSIFIPGFHEHQYSSTPRLFPFNSSISTRFSLHRFKSTKAASQLEHLYSTDDDDHDNSQDLDFPGGKVACISEMRFLPESAGKRIPCYRVLDDNGEIIVGSDYKQLCEEIAVKMYTNMVSLQMMDTMFYEAQRQGRISFYMTSTGEEAINIASAAALSADDIILPQYREPGILLWRGFTIEEFASQCFGNKDDCGKGRQMPMHYGSKKHNFVTISSPIATQLSQAVGVAYSLKMDKKDACVVTYTGDGGTSEGDFHAALNFAAVTEAPVVFICRNNGWAISTNISEQFRSDGIVVRGQAYGIRSIRVDGNDALAVYSAIHTAREMAISEQRPVLVEALSYRVGHHSTSDDSTKYRSVDEIEYWKMVRNPVNRFRKWVERNGWWSEEEESELRSSMKKQLLQVIQVAEKKEKPPLKELFSDVYDITPPNLREQEKQLRETIIRHPQDYPSDVPL, encoded by the exons ATGGCTGTTTGGCTCGCAAAATCAAGAACCATCACCCATCACTTAAAGAGAAAGGTGGGGTTCATGGGGATTTTTCACCAAGATCTTtggacttcttcttcttcttcttcttgcatgCAACCAAGCCCTTTATCGTCAATATTTATCCCAGGGTTTCACGAGCATCAGTACTCAAGTACTCCACGTTTGTTTCCTTTCAACTCATCAATTTCCACCCGTTTCTCCCTTCATCGATTCAAATCCACCAAAGCTGCAAGCCAACTTGAACATCTGTACTctactgatgatgatgatcatgaTAATAGTCAG GACCTGGATTTTCCTGGAGGGAAGGTCGCTTGCATATCTGAAATGAGATTCTTACCAGAGTCCGCTGGGAAGAGAATACCCTGTTACCGTGTTCTTGATGACAATGGAGAAATAATCGTGGGCAGCGATTATAAACAG TTATGCGAGGAAATTGCAGTGAAGATGTATACGAACATGGTGTCCCTTCAAATGATGGATACCATGTTCTACGAGGCTCAGCGCCAAGGAAGAATTTCCTTCTACATGACCTCAACTGGTGAAGAAGCAATAAACATTGCATCAGCAGCTGCACTAAGTGCAGATGATATCATCTTGCCTCAG TACCGAGAGCCCGGGATTCTATTATGGCGTGGTTTCACAATTGAAGAATTTGCCAGCCAATGCTTTGGAAACAAGGATGATTGTGGGAAAGGGAGGCAGATGCCCATGCATTATGGGTCTAAGAAGCACAATTTTGTCACTATTTCATCACCTATAGC AACTCAACTTTCTCAAGCAGTAGGCGTTGCTTATTCTCTTAAGATGGACAAAAAGGATGCTTGTGTTGTCACATATACTGGAGATGGTGGTACCAGTGAG GGAGATTTTCATGCTGCTTTAAACTTTGCAGCAGTGACAGAAGCTCCTGTGGTCTTTATCTGTCGCAACAATGGCTGGGCCATTAGTACTAATATATCAGAGCAATTTCGAA GCGATGGCATTGTTGTCAGGGGTCAAGCTTATGGAATCCGAAGCATACGAGTAGATGGAAATGATGCTCTTGCTGTTTACAGTGCAATTCACACAGCTCGCGAAATGGCCATAAGTGAGCAAAGGCCTGTATTAGTTGAG GCTCTTTCATATAGAGTAGGCCACCACTCCACATCTGATGACTCCACAAAGTATCGGTCagttgatgaaattgaatactGGAAAATGGTACGGAATCCTGTAAATAGATTCAGAAAATGGGTCGAAAGAAATGGCTGGTGGAGCGAGGAGGAAGAATCAGAGCTCAGAAGCAGCATGAAGAAGCAG CTTCTGCAAGTGATTCAAGTggcagagaaaaaagaaaaacctccaCTCAAGGAGTTGTTCTCTGATGTCTATGATATTACACCACCAAATCTTCGAGAGCAAGAGAAACAACTCAGAGAAACCATCATTAGACATCCTCAGGACTATCCCTCTGATGTTCCATTGTAG